The following proteins are encoded in a genomic region of Nocardioides renjunii:
- a CDS encoding acyl-CoA carboxylase subunit epsilon produces the protein MAASEGQQDQPLLRVVDPDATPEEVAALVAVFASLGSSGGEAPRRPRPAWSHPARGVRHPHRNGPDGWRASGLPR, from the coding sequence ATGGCCGCGTCAGAGGGACAGCAGGACCAGCCGCTGCTCCGGGTCGTCGACCCGGACGCGACCCCCGAGGAGGTCGCGGCCCTGGTCGCGGTGTTCGCCTCCCTGGGCTCGTCCGGTGGCGAGGCTCCACGCCGCCCGCGGCCGGCGTGGAGCCACCCGGCCCGCGGCGTCCGGCACCCGCACCGCAACGGGCCCGACGGCTGGCGGGCCAGCGGCCTGCCGCGCTGA
- a CDS encoding acyl-CoA carboxylase subunit beta — MEIDVHTTAGKLADLERRLDEAVHAGSAKAIEKQHAKGRGTARERIEMLFDEGTFVELDELARHRSTAFGLERTRPYGDGVVTGYGEVNGRMVCVFSQDFTVFGGSLGEVYGEKITKVMDLAMKTGCPIVGINEGAGARIQEGVVSLGLYGEIFRRNVHASGVIPQISLIMGNCAGGHVYSPAVTDFTVMVDQTSAMFITGPDVIKTVTGEDVTMEDLGGARTHNTKSGNAHYMASDEEDAIDYVKAMLSYLPQNNLDPSPTYDERPDMEVTDLDRSLDTLIPDSPNQPYDMHDVITAVLDDEEFLEVQELFAPNILVGFGRVEGQSVGIVANQPLQLAGTLDIDASEKAARFVRFCDAFNLPVLTFVDVPGFLPGTDQEWDGIIRRGAKLIYAYAEATVPLVTIITRKAYGGAYDVMGSKHLGADINVAWPTAQIAVMGAQGAANILHRKTLKAVEDEGGDVEARRAELIDEYETTLANPYIAAERGYVDAVIAPHETRVEIVRSLRLLRSKRETLPPKKHGNIPL; from the coding sequence ATGGAGATCGACGTCCACACCACGGCGGGCAAGCTCGCCGACCTCGAGCGGCGCCTCGACGAGGCGGTGCACGCGGGCTCCGCGAAGGCGATCGAGAAGCAGCACGCCAAGGGGCGCGGGACCGCCCGTGAGCGCATCGAGATGCTCTTCGACGAGGGCACGTTCGTCGAGCTCGACGAGCTGGCCCGGCACCGCTCGACGGCGTTCGGGCTCGAGAGGACCCGCCCCTACGGCGACGGCGTCGTGACCGGCTACGGCGAGGTCAACGGCCGGATGGTGTGCGTGTTCAGCCAGGACTTCACCGTCTTCGGCGGCTCGCTCGGCGAGGTCTACGGCGAGAAGATCACCAAGGTGATGGACCTCGCCATGAAGACCGGCTGCCCGATCGTCGGCATCAACGAGGGCGCCGGGGCGCGCATCCAGGAGGGCGTCGTCTCGCTCGGGCTCTACGGCGAGATCTTCCGCCGCAACGTGCACGCCTCGGGCGTGATCCCGCAGATCAGCCTGATCATGGGCAACTGCGCCGGCGGCCACGTCTACTCCCCCGCCGTCACCGACTTCACGGTCATGGTCGACCAGACCTCCGCGATGTTCATCACCGGTCCCGACGTCATCAAGACCGTCACCGGTGAGGACGTCACGATGGAGGACCTCGGCGGGGCGCGGACGCACAACACCAAGTCCGGCAACGCCCACTACATGGCCTCCGACGAGGAGGACGCCATCGACTACGTCAAGGCGATGCTGTCCTACCTCCCGCAGAACAACCTCGACCCGTCGCCGACCTACGACGAGCGACCGGACATGGAGGTCACCGACCTCGACCGCAGCCTCGACACCCTCATCCCCGACAGCCCCAACCAGCCCTACGACATGCACGACGTGATCACCGCCGTGCTCGACGACGAGGAGTTCCTCGAGGTCCAGGAGCTGTTCGCGCCCAACATCCTCGTCGGCTTCGGCCGCGTCGAGGGGCAGTCGGTCGGCATCGTGGCCAACCAGCCCCTGCAGCTGGCCGGCACCCTCGACATCGACGCCTCGGAGAAGGCCGCCCGCTTCGTGCGGTTCTGCGACGCCTTCAACCTGCCGGTGCTGACGTTCGTCGACGTGCCGGGATTCCTGCCGGGCACCGACCAGGAGTGGGACGGGATCATCCGCCGCGGCGCCAAGCTGATCTACGCCTACGCCGAGGCGACCGTCCCGCTGGTCACGATCATCACCCGCAAGGCCTACGGCGGCGCCTACGACGTGATGGGCTCCAAGCACCTCGGCGCCGACATCAACGTCGCCTGGCCGACCGCGCAGATCGCCGTGATGGGCGCGCAGGGAGCCGCCAACATCCTGCACCGCAAGACCCTCAAGGCGGTCGAGGACGAGGGGGGCGACGTCGAGGCGCGCCGCGCCGAGCTCATCGACGAGTACGAGACCACGCTGGCCAACCCCTACATCGCCGCCGAGCGGGGCTACGTCGACGCCGTCATCGCGCCGCACGAGACGCGCGTCGAGATCGTCCGCTCCCTGCGGCTGCTGCGCTCCAAGCGCGAGACGCTGCCGCCGAAGAAGCACGGGAACATCCCCCTCTGA
- a CDS encoding biotin--[acetyl-CoA-carboxylase] ligase has product MTERPAPRPPLDPARLAAPLGWRVELLDATPSTNAYVAERARAGEEPGLVVVTEHQTAGRGRLDRAWETPARSSLTFSVLLRPDVPPTSWPWLPLLTGYAVQAALADRLPDIALKWPNDVLVDAASGPGRKVCGILVERIEAERGPMAVVGVGINVDQTLDELPVALATSVALETGEPVERTGLLGQVLGSLHGLLGLLDDTEALRRAYADVCVTLGRTVDVHLPGDVVRRGEALDIDATGALVVGTGDGTFTVAAGDVVHVRPA; this is encoded by the coding sequence ATGACGGAGAGACCCGCACCGCGACCACCCCTCGACCCCGCCCGGCTCGCGGCGCCCCTCGGGTGGCGCGTCGAGCTGCTGGACGCGACCCCCTCCACCAACGCGTACGTCGCCGAGCGGGCCCGCGCGGGCGAGGAGCCCGGCCTCGTCGTGGTGACCGAGCACCAGACCGCCGGGCGCGGCCGCCTGGACCGCGCGTGGGAGACGCCGGCGCGGTCCTCGCTGACCTTCTCGGTGCTGCTGCGCCCGGACGTGCCCCCGACCTCGTGGCCGTGGCTGCCCCTCCTAACCGGGTACGCCGTGCAGGCCGCGCTCGCCGACCGGCTGCCCGACATCGCCCTCAAGTGGCCCAACGACGTGCTGGTCGACGCGGCCTCGGGGCCCGGGCGCAAGGTGTGCGGCATCCTCGTCGAGCGCATCGAGGCCGAGCGGGGGCCGATGGCGGTGGTGGGGGTCGGCATCAACGTCGACCAGACCCTCGACGAGCTGCCCGTCGCGCTCGCCACGTCGGTCGCGCTCGAGACCGGCGAGCCCGTCGAGCGCACCGGCCTGCTCGGCCAGGTGCTCGGCTCGCTGCACGGGCTGCTCGGCCTGCTCGACGACACCGAGGCGCTGCGCCGCGCCTACGCCGACGTGTGCGTCACGCTGGGCCGGACCGTCGACGTGCACCTGCCCGGGGACGTCGTACGCCGCGGGGAGGCGCTCGACATCGACGCGACCGGGGCGCTGGTGGTCGGCACCGGCGACGGCACCTTCACCGTGGCCGCCGGCGATGTGGTGCACGTGCGGCCGGCCTAG
- a CDS encoding PH domain-containing protein gives MAYPSKLLNEGEHVVVTTRTHPKALIGPALVLVLLVAAVIWLSTLTDSTPVGVGAGIVAVLVVLWFVVRPLVAWLTTTYTFTNRRFIKRSGFIAKEGRTIPLNRISGVDFEIGVIDRIFGCGTLVVSDASTDGSVLLHDIPDVEQVQLQVANELHRLSGGDRRDDGA, from the coding sequence GTGGCCTACCCGAGCAAGCTCCTCAACGAGGGCGAGCACGTCGTCGTCACCACGAGGACGCACCCCAAGGCGCTGATCGGTCCGGCGCTGGTGCTCGTGCTCCTCGTGGCGGCCGTGATCTGGCTGAGCACCCTGACCGACTCCACACCGGTCGGCGTCGGCGCGGGGATCGTCGCCGTCCTCGTCGTCCTGTGGTTCGTCGTGCGCCCGCTGGTCGCGTGGCTGACCACCACCTACACGTTCACCAACCGCCGCTTCATCAAGCGCTCCGGCTTCATCGCCAAGGAGGGCCGCACGATCCCGCTCAACCGGATCAGCGGCGTCGACTTCGAGATCGGCGTGATCGACCGGATCTTCGGCTGCGGCACGCTCGTGGTCTCCGACGCGAGCACCGACGGCAGCGTCCTGCTCCACGACATCCCCGACGTCGAGCAGGTCCAGCTCCAGGTCGCCAACGAGCTGCACCGGCTGTCCGGTGGTGACCGTCGAGACGATGGCGCCTGA
- a CDS encoding adenylate/guanylate cyclase domain-containing protein, which translates to MAPDRKSSRAPSEPAARQAPGERLDEAILRSAPEFNALEVATETGVTIEQARRLWRALGFPEFVGEKAYTAADVKAVATLMSFVDAGAVDFDTAVNLTRGVGQTMARLADWEVSTLVSRVEEMESGAEATGSRIGSALRLIDEVNPPFERLLVYAWRRHLAAAVGRIEAMGAKDEDLHTIDVSVGFADLVSFTALSNTLDRDEIGDLVEVFESRCQDVVARYAGRIIKSLGDSVLFVTSGAEDAVAVAEGIINVIGRDSKMPDVRLGLASGPVVQRLGDIFGPPVNMAARLTQVARRNRLIVDQNTADLLPAEDWESRRLPARPVRGFGLVEPVAVRRR; encoded by the coding sequence ATGGCGCCTGACCGCAAGTCGTCCCGAGCGCCCTCCGAGCCCGCAGCCAGGCAGGCGCCGGGGGAGAGGCTCGACGAGGCCATCCTGCGCAGCGCCCCGGAGTTCAACGCGCTCGAGGTGGCCACCGAGACCGGGGTGACCATCGAGCAGGCCCGTCGGCTGTGGCGCGCGCTCGGGTTCCCCGAGTTCGTCGGCGAGAAGGCCTACACCGCCGCCGACGTCAAGGCCGTCGCGACGCTGATGAGCTTCGTCGACGCCGGGGCGGTCGACTTCGACACGGCCGTCAACCTCACCCGCGGCGTGGGCCAGACGATGGCCCGGCTCGCCGACTGGGAGGTCTCCACCCTCGTCAGCCGCGTCGAGGAGATGGAGTCCGGCGCCGAGGCCACCGGCTCGCGCATCGGCTCCGCGCTGCGCCTCATCGACGAGGTCAACCCGCCCTTCGAGCGCCTGCTGGTCTACGCCTGGCGCCGCCACCTCGCCGCCGCGGTGGGCCGCATCGAGGCGATGGGCGCCAAGGACGAGGACCTCCACACCATCGACGTCAGCGTCGGGTTCGCCGACCTGGTGTCCTTCACGGCGCTGTCCAACACCCTCGACCGCGACGAGATCGGCGACCTCGTCGAGGTCTTCGAGAGCCGCTGCCAGGACGTCGTGGCGCGCTACGCCGGTCGCATCATCAAGAGCCTCGGCGACTCCGTGCTCTTCGTGACCAGCGGCGCCGAGGACGCCGTCGCGGTGGCCGAGGGGATCATCAACGTCATCGGCCGCGACTCCAAGATGCCCGACGTCCGCCTCGGCCTGGCCAGCGGACCGGTGGTCCAGCGCCTCGGCGACATCTTCGGCCCGCCGGTCAACATGGCCGCACGGCTCACGCAGGTGGCCCGGCGCAACCGGCTGATCGTCGACCAGAACACCGCCGACCTGCTGCCCGCCGAGGACTGGGAGAGCCGGCGCCTCCCGGCTCGGCCGGTGCGCGGGTTCGGGCTGGTCGAGCCGGTGGCCGTACGCCGTCGCTGA
- a CDS encoding winged helix-turn-helix domain-containing protein encodes MLAVQDVRLDPTTRQVWRGDREIRLSRKEFQLLHALMSRPGDIVTRGELMADVWQTSFYTNSKTIDVHLGWLRRKLDDDPRNPTLITTHRGRGLRFESRARTVAS; translated from the coding sequence GTGTTGGCTGTGCAGGATGTGCGACTCGACCCGACCACCCGTCAGGTGTGGCGAGGCGACCGCGAGATCAGGCTCTCGCGCAAGGAGTTCCAGCTCCTGCACGCCCTCATGTCCCGACCCGGTGACATCGTCACCCGCGGCGAGCTGATGGCGGACGTGTGGCAGACGTCGTTCTACACCAACTCCAAGACCATCGACGTGCACCTGGGGTGGTTGCGGCGCAAGCTCGACGACGACCCCCGCAACCCGACCCTGATCACCACGCACCGCGGCCGCGGGCTGCGCTTCGAGAGCCGCGCGCGCACCGTCGCCAGCTGA
- a CDS encoding 5-(carboxyamino)imidazole ribonucleotide synthase translates to MSSTGSHRAPTLAVIGGGQLARMMAQPAIALGLPLRLLAEAEGVSAAQVIPDQLVGDHTDLATLRRVTEGARVVTFDHEHVPTAHLHALEADGVAVRPGPDALVHAQDKAVMRRRLAELDVPCPRNAVVTTTADVEAFGMPCVLKTTRGGYDGKGVWVVRSADEAQAAFDAATAAGVEVLAEELVDFRRELSALVARSPSGQAAAYPVVASTQLDGICHEVVAPAPDLAPALAGQAQEIALRVAGALDVTGILAVELFETTDGRILVNELAMRPHNTGHWTQDGAVTSQFENHLRAVMDLPLGSPAPRARWTVMVNILGGPTDSGHLYDGLPHAMARDPHLRVHLYGKDLRPGRKVGHVNAYGDDLDDCLERARHAAAWFRGDLGDESE, encoded by the coding sequence GTGTCCTCGACCGGTTCGCACCGCGCTCCCACGCTCGCCGTCATCGGGGGCGGCCAGCTCGCGCGGATGATGGCCCAGCCCGCGATCGCGCTCGGCCTGCCGCTGCGCCTGCTCGCCGAGGCCGAGGGCGTCTCCGCCGCCCAGGTCATCCCCGACCAGCTCGTGGGTGACCACACCGACCTCGCCACGTTGCGCCGGGTGACCGAAGGCGCCCGCGTGGTCACCTTCGACCACGAGCACGTGCCGACCGCGCACCTGCACGCCCTCGAGGCCGACGGCGTCGCCGTACGCCCCGGTCCCGACGCGCTCGTGCACGCCCAGGACAAGGCGGTCATGCGTCGCCGTCTCGCCGAGCTCGACGTGCCGTGCCCCCGCAACGCCGTCGTCACCACGACCGCCGACGTCGAGGCGTTCGGGATGCCGTGCGTCCTCAAGACGACCCGCGGCGGCTACGACGGCAAGGGCGTGTGGGTGGTGCGCAGCGCCGACGAGGCGCAGGCCGCCTTCGACGCCGCGACCGCGGCCGGGGTGGAGGTGCTGGCCGAGGAGCTGGTCGACTTCCGCCGCGAGCTGTCGGCCCTCGTGGCCCGCTCGCCCAGCGGCCAGGCCGCGGCGTACCCCGTCGTCGCCTCCACCCAGCTCGACGGCATCTGCCACGAGGTGGTCGCCCCCGCCCCGGACCTCGCGCCCGCCCTGGCCGGTCAGGCGCAGGAGATCGCCCTGCGCGTCGCCGGTGCGCTCGACGTCACGGGCATCCTCGCCGTCGAGCTCTTCGAGACCACCGACGGCAGGATCCTGGTCAACGAGCTGGCGATGCGTCCGCACAACACCGGCCACTGGACCCAGGACGGCGCCGTGACGTCCCAGTTCGAGAACCACCTGCGTGCCGTCATGGACCTCCCGCTGGGCTCCCCGGCCCCGCGCGCCCGCTGGACCGTGATGGTCAACATCCTCGGCGGACCCACCGACAGCGGCCACCTCTACGACGGCCTCCCGCACGCCATGGCGCGCGACCCGCACCTGCGCGTGCACCTCTACGGCAAGGACCTGCGGCCCGGCCGCAAGGTCGGCCACGTCAACGCCTACGGCGACGACCTCGACGACTGCCTCGAGCGGGCCCGCCACGCCGCCGCCTGGTTCCGCGGCGACCTGGGCGACGAGAGCGAATGA
- the purE gene encoding 5-(carboxyamino)imidazole ribonucleotide mutase — MSEQVQQGSAKVGIVMGSDSDWPVMQAAGEALTELGVAWEADVVSAHRMPTEMIEWGQQAHVRGLSVVIAGAGGAAHLPGMLASVTPLPVIGVPVPLKYLDGMDSLLSIVQMPGGIPVATVAIGNAKNAGLLAARILATSDPELRQRLLDHASTLAETAHAKGDVVRQAAAGQTRRVGF; from the coding sequence ATGAGTGAGCAGGTCCAGCAGGGCAGCGCGAAGGTCGGGATCGTGATGGGCTCGGACTCCGACTGGCCCGTCATGCAGGCCGCGGGGGAGGCGCTCACCGAGCTCGGCGTCGCCTGGGAGGCCGACGTGGTGTCCGCCCACCGGATGCCCACCGAGATGATCGAGTGGGGCCAGCAGGCCCACGTCCGCGGCCTGTCGGTGGTCATCGCCGGCGCCGGGGGAGCGGCCCACCTGCCCGGCATGCTGGCCTCCGTCACGCCGCTGCCGGTCATCGGGGTGCCGGTGCCGCTGAAGTACCTCGACGGCATGGACTCGCTGCTCTCGATCGTGCAGATGCCCGGCGGGATCCCGGTCGCCACCGTCGCCATCGGCAACGCGAAGAACGCCGGCCTCCTGGCTGCGCGCATCCTCGCGACCAGCGACCCCGAGCTCCGGCAGCGGCTGCTCGACCACGCGTCGACGCTCGCGGAGACCGCGCACGCCAAGGGCGACGTCGTCCGCCAGGCGGCGGCGGGCCAGACCCGCCGCGTCGGCTTCTAG
- the arfB gene encoding alternative ribosome rescue aminoacyl-tRNA hydrolase ArfB, with the protein MRDLHVPAGPGLPEGLVVPATDLVERFSRSPGPGGQSVNTSDSRVELELDVAATSALTDTQRTRALRRWPSGRIAIAASEHRSQHRNRVAARERLADALREALAPPPPQRRPTRPSRGAKERRLRAKKERAGTKALRGRVRDRD; encoded by the coding sequence ATGCGCGACCTCCACGTCCCCGCGGGCCCGGGCCTGCCCGAGGGCCTGGTCGTGCCCGCGACCGACCTCGTCGAGCGCTTCTCGCGCTCGCCGGGCCCCGGCGGCCAGTCGGTGAACACCTCGGACTCCCGCGTGGAGCTCGAGCTCGACGTCGCCGCGACCAGCGCGCTGACCGACACCCAGCGCACCCGCGCGCTGCGTCGCTGGCCCTCGGGCCGGATCGCGATCGCCGCGTCGGAGCACCGCTCGCAGCACCGCAACCGGGTCGCCGCCCGCGAGCGGCTCGCCGACGCGCTGCGCGAGGCGCTGGCCCCGCCGCCTCCTCAGCGACGCCCGACGCGACCGAGTCGCGGCGCCAAGGAGCGCCGGCTGCGCGCGAAGAAGGAGCGAGCGGGCACCAAGGCCCTGCGCGGCCGGGTGCGCGACCGGGACTAG
- a CDS encoding FAD-dependent oxidoreductase, with protein sequence MGEMRVGLVGGGILGVAIAREVVRRRPGTEVVVLEKEDRLAAHQTGHSSGVVHAGIYYKPGSLKAELCARGRTMLRDFCAEHSIAYDACGKLVVAVDREEMGRFDALAHTATDNGVPGLRRLAAGEIGEVEPHAGGLAALHSPETAITDYTAITQAMADDVFAGGGGVRLGAKVVDIRRRADGATVQVEGDPTPLHFDHVVVAAGLHADRVSALVDGERGPAILRVPRGVPRREHRQAGPGAGDGLPRPGPALPVPRRPLHPPSHRGARGRPQRCPRHPARGLPAARRLRDGPPRGAGVARLLAPGP encoded by the coding sequence ATGGGGGAGATGAGGGTGGGGCTCGTCGGTGGCGGGATCCTCGGCGTCGCCATCGCGCGCGAGGTCGTCCGTCGCCGTCCGGGCACCGAGGTCGTGGTGCTGGAGAAGGAGGACCGCCTCGCGGCGCACCAGACGGGCCACAGCTCGGGCGTCGTGCACGCGGGCATCTACTACAAGCCCGGCAGCCTCAAGGCCGAGCTGTGTGCCCGCGGCAGGACGATGCTGCGCGACTTCTGCGCCGAGCACTCGATCGCGTACGACGCCTGCGGCAAGCTCGTCGTCGCGGTGGACCGTGAGGAGATGGGGCGTTTCGACGCCCTCGCGCACACCGCGACCGACAACGGGGTGCCGGGGCTGCGGCGCCTCGCGGCCGGGGAGATCGGGGAGGTCGAGCCGCACGCCGGCGGGCTCGCCGCGCTGCACTCGCCGGAGACCGCCATCACCGACTACACCGCGATCACGCAGGCGATGGCCGACGACGTGTTCGCCGGCGGCGGAGGGGTGCGGCTCGGGGCGAAGGTGGTCGACATCCGGCGCCGTGCGGATGGCGCGACGGTGCAGGTCGAGGGCGATCCCACACCACTGCACTTCGACCACGTCGTCGTGGCCGCCGGCCTGCACGCCGACCGGGTCTCCGCGCTCGTCGACGGCGAGCGCGGGCCGGCCATCCTGCGCGTTCCGCGGGGAGTACCTCGCCGTGAGCACCGCCAAGCAGGACCTGGTGCGGGGGATGGTCTACCCCGTCCCGGACCCGCGCTACCCGTTCCTCGGCGTCCACTTCACCCGCCGAGTCACCGGGGAGCTCGAGGTCGGCCCCAACGCTGTCCTCGCCACCCGGCGCGAGGGCTACCGGCGGCGCGACGTCTCCGCGACGGACCTCCGCGAGGTGCTGGCGTGGCCAGGCTTCTGGCGCCTGGCCCGTGA
- a CDS encoding FAD dependent oxidoreductase family protein: MLAWPGFWRLAREHWRTGIDEVVGSASQRAFMRSASRYVPAIGVADVRRAGSGVRAQAVDRDGSLVDDFRITHADGVTCVRNAPSPAATSSLAIAQHVVDRAWP, from the coding sequence GTGCTGGCGTGGCCAGGCTTCTGGCGCCTGGCCCGTGAGCACTGGCGCACCGGCATCGACGAGGTGGTCGGCTCCGCGTCGCAGCGCGCGTTCATGCGCTCCGCGTCGCGCTACGTGCCCGCCATCGGCGTCGCGGACGTGCGCCGCGCCGGCAGCGGCGTGCGCGCGCAGGCGGTGGACCGCGACGGGAGCCTGGTCGACGACTTCCGCATCACGCACGCCGACGGCGTGACCTGCGTGCGCAACGCGCCCTCGCCGGCCGCGACCTCCAGCCTGGCCATCGCGCAGCACGTGGTCGACCGCGCCTGGCCCTAG
- a CDS encoding Gfo/Idh/MocA family protein has protein sequence MTTRWGIAATGGMAAAFATDLALVPDAELAFVGSRSPGSAADFADRFGAAGSGTHRDLLDAGARGEVDVVYIATPHPQHHALALAAVEAGTALLVEKAFTATLAGAEEVVAAARAAEVFCMEAMWTRFQPALRHARDLVAGGAIGDVLLVQADFGAFREYDPGNRLFDLALGGGAVLDLGVYPISLAQHFLGRPDRVTATGTTYPNGADRSAAIQLSWADGRAASLTCSLASATPGRALLVGTEGTLELVPPFHHPSRVVVRRNGQEAEEVELPPTGTGYVHQVEEVQRCLAAGLTESPVMPLADTLDVQWVLEECLGQLGITMAEATVDLEG, from the coding sequence ATGACGACGCGCTGGGGAATCGCCGCGACCGGCGGAATGGCTGCGGCCTTCGCCACCGACCTGGCCCTGGTGCCGGACGCCGAGCTCGCCTTCGTGGGCAGCCGCTCGCCGGGATCGGCCGCCGACTTCGCGGACCGCTTCGGGGCGGCCGGGTCCGGCACCCACCGCGACCTCCTCGACGCGGGCGCGCGGGGCGAGGTCGACGTGGTCTACATCGCCACCCCGCACCCGCAGCACCACGCGCTCGCGCTGGCCGCCGTCGAGGCCGGGACCGCGCTGCTCGTCGAGAAGGCCTTCACCGCGACGCTGGCCGGCGCCGAGGAGGTGGTGGCGGCGGCCCGCGCCGCCGAGGTCTTCTGCATGGAGGCCATGTGGACCCGCTTCCAGCCGGCGCTGCGGCACGCGCGCGACCTCGTCGCCGGCGGCGCGATCGGCGACGTGCTGCTGGTGCAGGCCGACTTCGGTGCCTTCCGCGAGTACGACCCCGGCAACCGGCTCTTCGACCTGGCGCTCGGCGGCGGGGCGGTCCTCGACCTCGGCGTCTACCCGATCTCGCTGGCCCAGCACTTCCTGGGCCGCCCGGACCGGGTGACCGCGACCGGGACGACCTACCCCAACGGTGCGGACCGCTCGGCCGCGATCCAGCTGTCGTGGGCCGACGGGCGCGCCGCGTCGCTGACCTGCTCGCTCGCGAGCGCGACGCCGGGACGCGCGCTCCTCGTCGGCACCGAGGGGACCCTCGAGCTCGTGCCGCCGTTCCACCACCCGAGCCGCGTCGTCGTACGCCGCAACGGGCAGGAGGCCGAGGAGGTCGAGCTGCCGCCGACCGGCACCGGCTACGTCCACCAGGTCGAGGAGGTCCAGCGCTGCCTGGCCGCGGGGCTCACCGAGAGCCCGGTGATGCCGCTGGCCGACACCCTCGACGTGCAGTGGGTGCTCGAGGAGTGCCTCGGCCAGCTCGGCATCACGATGGCCGAGGCGACGGTCGACCTCGAGGGCTAG